GGTGGAAATAGAGTGAAATGTGCGGCAGCAGAGGGAGTTACAGGGCAAGAGTAGGGAAGAGGGGCCTGTTCGATCCGATCAGTTGAGGAATTTCGGGCCAGAGACCAGCCCGGGGGCTGTTGCCAAATACCTCAGTGGAGGAAGGATCCATTCTTCATGGGAAGGGCCTGATGGATGCAAATCGCTGTAAGTCGGTCGAGGTAATCCGCAACAACAGGGGGCTTCAACATTTCGTCTCTTTTTTCCTGGGCCTATTCATTGCTTGCCAGACCGACAAGGGGTACGTGTCACTAGTGCATTATTGTAAGGGTGGAGTAGATGATGCCGGTGCACAACGCAGATATTGCAGCAATCTTCGATGAAATCGCGGACCTGCTTGAGATTGAAGGCGCCAATCGGTTCCGTGTTCGTGCCTATCGCAATGCCGCGAGGACATTGCGGGATCTTGACCGGGACATTGCCGCCATGATTGCGGAGGGGGAGGACGTCACGACACTGCCCGGCATCGGTGAGGACTTGGCGTCCAAGATCAAGGAGATCGTCGAGACCGGCAGAGCCTCCGTGCTCGAAGAGCATCGCAAAAACGTGCCGGCTACGCTCACAACTCTGCTTAAAATTCCCGGCCTTGGGCCGAAGCGGGTGCAGACGCTTTATCACAAACTCGGCGTTCGCACATTGGAGGATTTGCGGAATGCGGCGCAGGGAGGGCGTGTCAGGACCCTGCAAGGGTTCGGAGCGAAGACCGAGCAGCATATCCTTGAGGAGTTACAAGCCAGGACAGCTGAGGCGAAGCGTTTCCAGTTGGCGATTGCGGCCCAATATGCCGAGGCGTTTATTTCGTACCTGAAGACCTCAGCTGGAGCGAAGCAGGTTGTTGCGGCAGGGAGCTATCGACGAGCCAAAGAGACGATCGGAGACCTCGATCTGCTGGTTACGGCCCGCTCTGGACGGCCGGTGATCGATCGTTTCGTATCCTATCCGGAAGTACAAGAGGTTCTGGTTTACGGTACGACCAAGGCGAGTGTCCGTCTGACCTGCGGACTGCAAGTTGATCTGCGCGTAGTCCCGGAAGCGAGTTACGGGGCTGCGCTCCAATATTTCACGGGGAGCAAAGAGCATAGCGTGCTGCTTCGTCAGTTGGCGCAGCAGCGGGGGCTTAAGCTGAATGAGTATGGCCTGTTCAAAGGAGGAGAGTCTGTAGCAGGAGCAACGGAGGAAACTATCTATGCGGCGCTGGGGCTCCCGTGGATTCCTCCTGAACTGCGGGAGAATCGTGGCGAGCTCGAAGCGGCGCAATCTGGACGCCTGCCGAGGCTGGTGGAGCTCGCTGATTTGAAAGACGATCTGCACACCCACACCAAAGCGACGGATGGCTTGAGCAGTCTCGAGGAGATGGTGATAGCAGCGCGCGGGCGTGGATTCGAATACCTGGCGATCACCGACCACTCCCGGCGTTTGACGATGGCCCATGGTCTCGACCCGAGGCGGCTGTTCGAACAACTGGAAGCGATCGATCGTATGAACGAGGCTTCGTCAGGCTTGACGATTCTGAAGGGGATCGAGGTGGACATACTGGAAGACGGCAGCCTGGACCTTCCAAATGAAGACCTTGGCAGGCTGGACCTTGTGGTGGGGGCTGTCCATAGCCACTTCAGACTATCCAGGGAGAAACAGACCGAGCGGATCATGCGCGCCATGGATCACCCGCATTTCACTATCCTGGCCCACCCCAGCGGTCGGCTCATCGGTGAACGGGAGCCCTATGAGGTGGACATGCATCGTCTGATCCGTCATGCGCGCGAGCGCGGTTGTGCGTTGGAAGTGAACGCCCATCCGGTCCGCCTTGACCTGACTGACAGGGATTGCCAAATGGCGAAAGACGAGGGAGCTCTGGTGAGTATCAATTCCGACGCCCACAGCGTCCTGGACTTCGAAAATCTGCGCTATGGTGTCGGACAGGCTCGCCGTGGGTGGCTGGAAAGGAGCAACATCTTGAACTCCAGGTCGCTTCATGCGCTCCGCCCGTTGCTCAAGCGTACAATGTTGAAGAGGTGAACCGTGAGGGGTGAAGGGGTGCGGTAGGTCAAGGATGAATCCTTTTCAAGAATTGTGGCTCATATGCAGCACCCAATATTTCAGCTAGGA
This Nitrospirota bacterium DNA region includes the following protein-coding sequences:
- the polX gene encoding DNA polymerase/3'-5' exonuclease PolX, producing the protein MPVHNADIAAIFDEIADLLEIEGANRFRVRAYRNAARTLRDLDRDIAAMIAEGEDVTTLPGIGEDLASKIKEIVETGRASVLEEHRKNVPATLTTLLKIPGLGPKRVQTLYHKLGVRTLEDLRNAAQGGRVRTLQGFGAKTEQHILEELQARTAEAKRFQLAIAAQYAEAFISYLKTSAGAKQVVAAGSYRRAKETIGDLDLLVTARSGRPVIDRFVSYPEVQEVLVYGTTKASVRLTCGLQVDLRVVPEASYGAALQYFTGSKEHSVLLRQLAQQRGLKLNEYGLFKGGESVAGATEETIYAALGLPWIPPELRENRGELEAAQSGRLPRLVELADLKDDLHTHTKATDGLSSLEEMVIAARGRGFEYLAITDHSRRLTMAHGLDPRRLFEQLEAIDRMNEASSGLTILKGIEVDILEDGSLDLPNEDLGRLDLVVGAVHSHFRLSREKQTERIMRAMDHPHFTILAHPSGRLIGEREPYEVDMHRLIRHARERGCALEVNAHPVRLDLTDRDCQMAKDEGALVSINSDAHSVLDFENLRYGVGQARRGWLERSNILNSRSLHALRPLLKRTMLKR